One segment of Aquimarina sp. BL5 DNA contains the following:
- a CDS encoding glycoside hydrolase family 88 protein: MIKEKRFRPHVFLVILLVFFIGCKNTSSDNKEELIIQQDSVIKYADRFSYLLEYPLDSLAFPRSAGENGSIKKVPSKDWTSGFFAGSLWLIYEITGDDKYSDKAKKWTAFIEKEKNNDRTHDMGFKVFCSFGNGYKITNDESYKSIILESAQTLSTRYNSTIGSIRSWDFNKEEWQFPVIIDNMMNLELLFEASNYSEDSKYYEIAEQHAKTTLKNHFRNNNSSYHVVDYDTITGNIRSKVTHQGFGNESSWARGQAWGLYGFIMAYRYTKNVEFLEQSKKIAGFLMNHINLPEDAIPYWDFDAPNIPSEPRDASAATVIASGLIELYEHTGDKKYLDFSDRIMSNLSSIKYIIQNESNIPFILNHSTGNWPKNDEINGPISYADYYFLEAILRRTSIK, translated from the coding sequence ATGATAAAGGAAAAAAGATTTAGACCTCACGTATTCTTAGTCATCTTGTTAGTATTTTTTATAGGATGTAAAAATACATCTTCGGATAATAAAGAAGAATTGATAATACAACAAGACTCTGTTATCAAATATGCTGATAGGTTTTCTTATTTACTAGAGTATCCATTAGATTCATTAGCTTTTCCAAGAAGCGCTGGTGAGAATGGATCTATAAAAAAAGTACCATCAAAAGATTGGACAAGTGGCTTTTTTGCAGGTAGTCTATGGCTTATATATGAAATTACAGGAGATGACAAATACAGTGATAAAGCTAAGAAATGGACGGCATTTATAGAGAAAGAAAAAAATAATGATAGAACCCATGATATGGGTTTTAAAGTGTTTTGTAGTTTTGGAAATGGATATAAGATAACCAATGACGAATCTTATAAGAGCATCATTCTAGAAAGTGCTCAGACGTTATCTACTCGATACAATAGTACTATTGGTTCTATCCGATCATGGGATTTTAATAAAGAAGAATGGCAGTTTCCGGTGATTATTGATAATATGATGAATCTGGAATTACTTTTTGAAGCATCCAATTATTCCGAGGACTCTAAATATTATGAAATAGCAGAGCAACATGCCAAAACAACATTAAAAAATCACTTTAGAAACAACAATAGTAGCTATCACGTGGTGGATTATGACACCATAACGGGAAATATAAGATCTAAAGTTACACATCAGGGGTTTGGAAATGAATCTTCTTGGGCACGCGGACAAGCTTGGGGACTTTACGGATTTATAATGGCATATAGATACACCAAGAATGTTGAATTTCTAGAACAGTCTAAAAAAATTGCAGGTTTTTTAATGAATCACATAAATCTTCCTGAAGATGCTATACCCTATTGGGATTTTGATGCACCTAATATTCCTAGCGAGCCTAGAGACGCTTCTGCGGCAACAGTAATTGCTTCAGGATTGATTGAGTTGTATGAACATACGGGTGATAAAAAATATTTAGATTTTTCTGATCGAATTATGAGTAACCTTTCATCCATTAAATATATTATACAAAATGAATCAAACATACCATTCATTCTAAATCATAGTACAGGAAACTGGCCAAAAAATGACGAGATAAATGGTCCAATTAGTTATGCGGATTATTATTTTTTAGAAGCAATTCTAAGAAGAACAAGTATTAAATAA
- a CDS encoding RagB/SusD family nutrient uptake outer membrane protein, translating to MKQYKYLFLLIGLSIIGCSDLEEEPIGLLAPDGFFNNVNDIKTAANGAYGHMTHENFWGRRMSLALMLRGDMVAIGDPTTAPRRIEHDEFNVSTDNAMIDRSWLKTYQMIAAANQAIAGAEEVSVEDEIKNPVTALAYFARGFAYFHLVRQFGDIPYLDTPVTDLEAASSISKTPVEDVYENIIADFEFAKTWLPDNQAARSIPAKSAAQSYLALVYLTIGEYQKAYDEAKGVIDNEGTYNLGLEPDFQDLFDSSKIDSSSEPIFVLDFIGASNGDDGRDYQAALTGLRDDQQYGLGGGWSVGVPSLEVFNTWDERDYRKRVSLDVTGVFKITDPVTGIQTLEERPFTVFRESGAGRGVNRPHIAKYTRAIGATATGNGRGSEANYMMMRYAEVLLIAAEALNEISPGSNEAHGYINRVRARARSGNGSDFPADISGLSQDDLRTVVLEERKWELAFEFKRWYDIVRRRLGNEVFSATGLEGIKVNFDPNQDYLLPLPADELVRNPNLLPQNPGY from the coding sequence ATGAAACAATATAAATATTTATTCTTATTGATAGGATTATCAATAATAGGGTGTTCTGACTTAGAAGAAGAACCAATAGGACTATTAGCTCCAGATGGTTTTTTTAATAATGTAAATGATATAAAGACAGCAGCAAATGGTGCTTATGGGCATATGACTCATGAAAATTTTTGGGGTAGAAGAATGTCTTTAGCATTAATGTTACGTGGTGATATGGTTGCCATTGGTGACCCGACAACAGCACCAAGAAGAATTGAACATGATGAGTTTAATGTTTCTACCGACAACGCAATGATTGACAGATCTTGGCTTAAAACTTATCAAATGATAGCGGCAGCCAATCAAGCAATTGCTGGTGCAGAAGAAGTAAGTGTAGAAGACGAAATAAAAAATCCAGTTACTGCTCTGGCATATTTTGCAAGAGGATTTGCTTATTTTCATTTAGTAAGACAATTTGGTGATATTCCTTATTTAGATACACCAGTAACTGATTTAGAAGCAGCAAGTTCTATTAGTAAAACTCCAGTTGAGGATGTGTATGAAAATATTATTGCAGATTTCGAGTTTGCTAAAACTTGGTTACCTGATAATCAAGCGGCCAGATCCATACCTGCTAAATCTGCAGCGCAGTCTTATTTAGCATTAGTATACTTAACTATCGGTGAATACCAGAAAGCCTATGATGAAGCCAAAGGAGTCATTGATAATGAAGGAACGTATAACTTAGGGTTAGAGCCAGATTTTCAAGATTTATTTGATTCTAGTAAAATCGATAGCTCTTCGGAACCCATTTTTGTATTAGATTTTATCGGAGCTAGTAATGGAGACGATGGAAGGGATTATCAAGCAGCATTGACTGGTCTTAGAGATGACCAACAATATGGTCTTGGTGGTGGTTGGTCTGTTGGTGTTCCTTCTTTAGAAGTCTTTAATACCTGGGATGAAAGAGATTACAGAAAGCGAGTTAGTCTAGATGTTACAGGGGTTTTTAAGATAACAGATCCTGTTACAGGCATCCAAACATTAGAGGAAAGACCCTTTACTGTTTTTCGAGAAAGTGGGGCCGGTAGAGGTGTAAATCGTCCACATATAGCAAAGTATACCCGTGCCATAGGAGCTACTGCAACTGGAAATGGTAGAGGATCAGAAGCTAACTATATGATGATGCGTTATGCAGAGGTATTATTAATCGCTGCAGAAGCATTAAATGAAATAAGCCCAGGATCAAATGAAGCTCATGGGTATATAAATAGAGTAAGAGCTAGAGCAAGAAGTGGTAATGGTTCTGATTTTCCGGCAGATATCTCGGGATTGTCACAAGATGACTTAAGAACCGTGGTTTTAGAAGAACGTAAATGGGAACTCGCTTTTGAGTTTAAAAGGTGGTATGATATTGTTAGAAGAAGACTTGGTAATGAGGTGTTTAGTGCAACGGGTTTAGAAGGGATAAAAGTAAATTTTGATCCAAATCAAGATTATTTATTACCATTACCCGCAGATGAGTTAGTAAGAAATCCGAACTTATTGCCACAAAACCCAGGATATTAA
- a CDS encoding TonB-dependent receptor has product MNEKYTYLKLLRKCIPILLIMMGSGLSAQIDVSGIVTSDNGVPIPGANVKIKNTTNGTTTDFDGLYTISVPDENSILVFSYVGFTDQEIKVGSNKNINVTLTTSVESLEQIVVVGYGSRRKSDVTGSVSSVNSEELNAFPVLDAAQALQGRAAGVVVQSNNGGEPGAPINVRIRGNTSINASSAPLIVVDGFVGGVFPQANDIESIEILKDASATAIYGSRGSNGVVLVTTKKGRKGKLSVEVNTTYSIQNTANRLDLLNADQFAAYQQTINSGYVQGPVNTDWQDLLYRSGSTANHQFSFSGGSDKINFYASATYFKQEGVIINSEFERISFLSNIDAQVTDKLKLGANIFGSRGNKDGVPTQSTGSTVNGGGDDVVSLLFRFAPDLGVQDANGLNTINSVGDNVDNPFAIATESIDETKTDNYRANLYANYDIFENLTFKTTFGFSTINGTQGTFSPSTLITTAGAGTGGRATITNSKSTSVLSENYLTYKAEIGKGNLTLLAGYSYQKNATDRFSAGAEGFTSDSFSYHALQTGSNQLIPTSSFSEIEIQSQFGRLNFDYDDKYLLTATVRRDGSSNFAKNEKYAIFPSGAFGWKISNENFLKDNQTVSNLKLRASYGVTGNQAIVAYGSLASFASVFTPINGQTVINVTPNQVANPDLKWESSYQTNIGLDLGMFSNRISLSLDYYNINTKDLIIADSSQPEYLGFLTAASLRNVGEINNKGFEITLNTRNISNENFSWTTDFNWSTNKNEFVSLLNGEDIFQDASPGYFNIDQTHVLREGEAVGVFWGYEYRGVYQGGALPEGTAVFEGGEAGDQLFTDLADEDGNLDGVITTDDQQIIGDPNPDFTIGITNTFTYKDIDLSIFFQGAYGGDVMNLTNVQLFNGDSNTTTDVLNAWTPTNTNTDIPSAKLRGKQISSRFVEDGSYIRLKNIALGYNLPSQVTDKLRMDSIRVSISAQNLVTFTDYSGLDPEVNFLGGGGSGSQNTFNGFDFGNYPTVRSVNFSLGVKF; this is encoded by the coding sequence ATGAATGAAAAGTATACGTACTTAAAGTTACTAAGAAAGTGTATCCCAATTCTTTTAATTATGATGGGGTCAGGTTTATCTGCTCAAATTGATGTTAGCGGTATCGTTACCTCAGATAATGGAGTACCTATTCCTGGTGCTAATGTTAAAATAAAAAATACAACTAATGGAACCACCACTGATTTTGATGGATTGTATACTATAAGCGTACCTGATGAAAATTCAATTTTGGTATTTTCTTATGTAGGGTTTACTGATCAAGAAATAAAGGTGGGAAGCAATAAAAATATTAATGTTACTTTAACTACTTCTGTAGAGTCTTTAGAGCAAATTGTTGTAGTAGGATATGGATCTCGACGAAAAAGTGATGTAACAGGTTCGGTATCTTCGGTAAATTCAGAAGAGTTGAATGCTTTCCCTGTGTTAGATGCAGCACAAGCACTCCAAGGACGTGCAGCCGGTGTTGTAGTTCAATCTAATAATGGAGGAGAACCTGGTGCTCCCATAAATGTAAGGATTAGAGGAAATACTTCTATTAATGCCAGTAGTGCTCCTCTTATAGTTGTGGATGGGTTTGTTGGAGGTGTTTTTCCACAAGCAAATGATATAGAATCCATAGAGATTCTAAAAGATGCATCGGCTACAGCTATTTATGGTTCTAGAGGTTCTAATGGTGTTGTTTTAGTGACTACAAAAAAAGGTAGAAAAGGTAAGTTATCTGTTGAGGTGAATACTACCTATTCTATTCAGAATACAGCTAATCGATTGGATTTATTAAATGCCGATCAATTTGCAGCATATCAACAAACGATCAATTCAGGATACGTTCAAGGACCTGTTAATACTGATTGGCAAGATTTGTTATATAGAAGTGGTAGTACTGCGAATCATCAATTTTCTTTTTCTGGAGGAAGTGATAAAATAAATTTTTATGCTTCTGCTACCTATTTTAAACAAGAAGGTGTGATTATAAATTCCGAATTCGAAAGAATCTCTTTCTTGTCCAATATCGATGCACAAGTAACAGATAAGTTAAAACTAGGAGCCAATATATTTGGTAGTCGAGGAAATAAAGATGGTGTTCCTACACAATCAACTGGTTCCACGGTAAATGGTGGTGGAGATGATGTGGTTTCATTATTATTTCGATTTGCACCAGATCTTGGAGTACAAGATGCTAACGGTCTCAATACAATTAATTCTGTTGGTGATAATGTAGATAATCCATTTGCAATTGCTACAGAAAGTATCGATGAGACAAAAACAGATAATTACAGAGCAAATTTATATGCCAATTATGATATTTTTGAAAATCTTACTTTCAAAACAACATTTGGTTTTAGTACCATTAATGGTACTCAAGGAACATTTAGTCCTTCAACTTTAATAACTACAGCTGGAGCTGGTACCGGTGGAAGAGCAACGATAACAAACTCTAAGAGTACAAGTGTCTTAAGTGAAAACTATTTAACCTATAAGGCAGAAATAGGAAAAGGGAATCTTACTTTATTAGCTGGATACTCATATCAAAAAAATGCTACAGATAGATTCTCTGCAGGAGCTGAAGGATTTACTTCAGATTCTTTTTCTTATCACGCATTGCAAACAGGTTCTAATCAATTGATACCTACTTCCTCTTTTTCTGAAATAGAGATTCAATCTCAATTCGGTAGGTTAAATTTTGATTATGATGACAAATATTTACTAACAGCTACAGTTAGAAGAGATGGATCATCGAATTTTGCTAAAAATGAAAAATATGCAATTTTCCCATCAGGTGCCTTTGGTTGGAAAATATCAAACGAAAACTTCTTAAAAGATAATCAGACTGTTTCTAATCTAAAGTTAAGGGCGAGTTACGGTGTTACTGGTAATCAGGCAATTGTTGCATATGGGTCACTAGCCAGTTTTGCATCTGTCTTTACTCCTATCAATGGACAGACTGTAATTAATGTGACTCCAAATCAAGTTGCAAATCCAGATCTAAAATGGGAATCTTCTTATCAAACTAATATCGGTTTGGATCTAGGAATGTTTTCTAATAGAATCTCTCTTTCATTAGATTACTATAACATCAACACTAAAGATCTTATCATCGCAGATTCTAGTCAACCAGAATATTTAGGGTTTCTAACGGCAGCTAGTTTAAGAAACGTAGGAGAGATTAATAATAAAGGATTTGAGATTACCTTAAACACAAGAAATATTAGTAATGAAAATTTTAGTTGGACTACAGATTTTAATTGGTCTACAAATAAAAATGAGTTTGTTAGTTTATTAAATGGTGAGGATATATTTCAAGATGCTTCTCCAGGGTATTTTAATATAGACCAAACACATGTTTTAAGAGAAGGAGAAGCTGTTGGTGTTTTTTGGGGATACGAATATCGAGGTGTTTACCAAGGGGGAGCTTTACCAGAAGGAACGGCTGTTTTTGAAGGTGGAGAGGCAGGAGATCAATTGTTCACGGATTTAGCGGATGAAGATGGTAATTTAGACGGCGTAATTACTACGGATGATCAACAAATAATAGGAGATCCTAACCCGGATTTTACAATTGGTATTACGAACACTTTTACCTATAAAGACATTGATTTAAGTATCTTTTTTCAAGGTGCGTATGGTGGAGATGTTATGAATCTTACTAATGTACAGCTGTTTAATGGAGATTCTAATACTACTACGGATGTATTAAATGCCTGGACACCGACAAACACAAATACAGATATACCTTCTGCTAAACTTAGAGGAAAACAAATTTCTTCTCGTTTTGTAGAAGATGGAAGCTATATCAGATTAAAGAACATAGCTTTAGGTTACAATTTACCTTCACAGGTTACTGATAAGTTACGTATGGATTCTATCAGGGTATCTATAAGTGCTCAAAACTTAGTAACATTTACAGATTACTCCGGATTAGATCCTGAAGTGAATTTTTTGGGAGGTGGCGGTTCAGGTAGTCAAAACACATTTAATGGATTTGATTTTGGGAATTATCCAACGGTTAGATCTGTGAATTTTAGTCTTGGTGTAAAATTTTGA
- a CDS encoding two-component regulator propeller domain-containing protein, producing MKYIYALLLFFISVVSIAQDNFYNKFLHLFTSDGLSQSSVIAIHQDRLGLMWIGTRDGLNKYDGDNFTVYRNILNDSTSISNNDILSIQEDQEGYIWIGTYNGLNRYDPKLNVFKSYFHSSKKGSISDNTIWSIKMLHNGELWFGSSNGLMIYDRESDSFITIKNDPTNASSLSNNYVLSIYEDKKRDIWIGTANGLNRLKKGNENSFSFERFYSSQRSNNLSDSYIQAIVEDDKNRLWIGTKYGGLNYYDLTSGSFKHVERTSKNQIINKDVRSLSIDNRGVLWIATYDGLCIKNNDDAIISIKHQQNNLKSLSRNSIKTIFIDKKGSTWLGTYYGGINIWDESNSNFIALRKNNNDDIEYGVVSSILQDDSGKIYFGTEGKGISILDLKKNQSFDIQKVSDDELPSLNIKSLFLDDQKLWIGTYNAGVALYDINAKKFVTNSLSKDLRVLLKDIGVYTIKKSEQFMYLGTFGKGLIQYDLINKDFRFIDHNGINKKSLSNDRIRILFVDKGSNLWIGTQNGLNYIEKDKLNDKQIITVKRFFFNEEQLSGDDILSIYEDRKGVLYVGTKANGIYKFDGNKFNRLELNVVGTKISTVFSIIEYDDNVIWISSNKGIVAYNPDKKTSILYNQTDGLISNEFNNNSCLKAKNGDIYFGGPSGVSFLNPNQIKKNTFVPQVVLTDFNVQGKRIDTYGDEKVLKKSISYTDKLTLLYDQASFGISFAMPNFINPLNNQYAYRLVGLDDQWQYTKNTEVNYAIQKPGNYTFEVKGANNDSIWNDEATQLKISLKPAPWKSPIAFAGYVLMIVLALFGLNQINKAKTKLKHKLDLEHLENIRKEEMNRSKLEFFTNISHEFRTPLALIIAPLQQLIENYQGSNKMYKRLLVIERNADQLLKLINQLLDFRKFENKHSKLEVAEGNLVKYLKEIYLSFNEFAKAGSYNYTFEASSEIIEVYFDRYKLERVFYNLISNAFKYTSEGGEINIRIFQKGKEAIVEIQDNGKGIDKEFVDKVFDRFYEVAGDKDYQKQFNQASGIGLSIAKKAVDLHKGVIEVVETNVDKGSIFRVKLKIGKEHLNESDIIKDFKISDDISQYENQISSVRRSKDVDLEMVDKDDQKPLILIAEDNDELRNFIGDMLKDYYQVIKAENGQVAFIKTLQKLPDLIISDVIMPKMEGTELCAKIKNDIRTSHIPFILLTSRTSLIYKFDGLESGADAYINKPFNVKEFLLTIKNLLSSIQKQKEKFSSNDYKSSDITVTSVDEELLKKAVKIVEDNISNTSFDIPYFSSELGVSRTMLFSKIKGWTNLTPNEFIHSIRMKRASQLLELGQINISEVCYKVGFRNPKYFTKCFKKHFDQTPSEYASKFFS from the coding sequence ATGAAATATATATACGCATTACTTTTATTTTTTATTTCTGTCGTATCTATCGCTCAAGATAATTTTTACAATAAGTTTTTACATTTATTTACTTCCGATGGCTTATCACAAAGTTCGGTAATCGCTATTCATCAGGATCGGTTAGGACTCATGTGGATTGGAACCAGAGATGGATTGAATAAATATGATGGAGATAATTTTACCGTATATAGAAATATACTTAATGATTCTACCTCAATTAGTAATAATGATATTTTATCCATACAGGAGGATCAAGAAGGTTATATTTGGATAGGAACTTATAATGGTTTAAATAGATATGACCCGAAACTTAATGTGTTTAAATCATATTTTCATTCTAGCAAAAAGGGAAGTATTTCGGATAATACAATTTGGTCTATTAAAATGTTACATAATGGAGAACTTTGGTTCGGTTCTTCTAATGGTCTTATGATATATGACAGAGAATCCGATTCATTTATTACTATTAAAAATGATCCTACTAATGCTTCAAGTCTGTCTAATAATTATGTTTTGAGTATATATGAAGACAAGAAAAGAGATATTTGGATAGGTACTGCAAATGGTTTAAATAGACTGAAAAAAGGTAATGAGAATAGTTTTAGTTTTGAAAGATTTTATAGTAGCCAAAGGTCAAATAACTTAAGTGATTCTTATATTCAGGCTATTGTCGAAGATGACAAAAATAGATTATGGATTGGAACTAAATATGGAGGCCTTAATTATTACGATCTAACCTCTGGTTCTTTTAAACATGTAGAAAGAACTAGTAAAAATCAAATAATCAATAAGGATGTTAGGAGTTTGTCCATAGATAATCGTGGAGTCCTATGGATAGCAACCTATGATGGGCTTTGTATAAAAAACAATGATGATGCTATTATTTCTATTAAACATCAACAGAATAACCTAAAAAGTCTTAGTAGAAACTCGATCAAAACAATTTTTATCGATAAGAAGGGTTCAACTTGGCTTGGAACATATTACGGAGGGATTAATATCTGGGATGAATCTAATTCTAACTTTATAGCGCTTAGAAAGAATAATAATGACGATATTGAATATGGCGTGGTTAGTAGTATTTTACAGGATGATTCTGGTAAAATATATTTTGGTACAGAAGGGAAAGGTATTAGTATATTAGATTTAAAGAAAAATCAATCTTTTGATATTCAAAAAGTTTCTGATGATGAACTTCCTAGTCTCAATATAAAATCGCTATTTCTGGATGACCAAAAACTTTGGATCGGAACATATAATGCCGGTGTAGCTTTATACGATATAAACGCTAAGAAGTTTGTTACTAATTCATTAAGTAAAGATTTACGAGTACTTCTTAAAGATATCGGAGTATATACGATTAAAAAATCCGAACAATTTATGTATTTGGGGACTTTTGGAAAAGGTCTTATTCAATATGATTTAATAAATAAAGACTTCAGATTTATAGATCATAACGGAATAAATAAAAAATCACTTTCTAATGATAGAATTAGAATTTTATTTGTCGATAAAGGTTCTAATTTATGGATCGGTACTCAGAATGGCCTTAATTATATAGAAAAAGATAAGTTAAATGATAAACAAATAATTACTGTAAAGCGTTTCTTTTTTAATGAAGAACAATTATCAGGAGATGATATTTTAAGTATATATGAAGATAGAAAAGGAGTGCTCTACGTTGGAACCAAGGCAAATGGGATTTATAAGTTTGATGGTAATAAGTTTAATAGATTAGAGCTTAATGTAGTAGGAACAAAAATTAGTACAGTTTTTAGTATTATAGAATATGATGATAATGTTATATGGATAAGTTCCAACAAAGGTATTGTGGCGTATAATCCTGATAAAAAAACTTCAATTCTTTATAATCAAACAGATGGACTGATCAGTAATGAGTTTAATAATAATTCGTGCTTAAAAGCTAAGAATGGGGATATCTATTTTGGTGGTCCATCTGGTGTCTCTTTTTTGAATCCTAATCAGATAAAAAAGAACACTTTCGTACCGCAAGTAGTCTTAACAGATTTTAATGTTCAGGGTAAGAGAATTGATACATATGGAGATGAAAAAGTATTAAAAAAGAGTATTTCATATACTGATAAATTAACATTGTTGTATGATCAGGCTTCTTTTGGGATTAGTTTTGCTATGCCTAATTTTATTAACCCATTAAACAATCAATATGCATATCGATTAGTTGGGTTAGATGATCAATGGCAGTATACAAAAAATACAGAAGTAAATTATGCAATACAAAAACCAGGGAATTATACTTTTGAAGTAAAAGGAGCGAATAATGATAGTATTTGGAATGACGAAGCAACGCAATTAAAAATATCATTGAAACCGGCTCCTTGGAAAAGCCCAATTGCCTTTGCAGGATATGTATTAATGATAGTTTTGGCATTGTTCGGATTAAACCAAATTAATAAGGCAAAAACGAAACTGAAGCATAAATTAGATTTAGAACATCTAGAAAATATTAGGAAAGAAGAAATGAACCGTTCTAAGCTAGAGTTTTTTACTAATATTTCTCATGAATTCAGAACGCCACTCGCATTGATCATAGCACCTTTACAACAACTAATAGAAAATTATCAAGGAAGTAATAAGATGTATAAACGGTTATTGGTTATAGAACGTAATGCCGATCAATTACTGAAATTGATTAATCAATTGCTGGATTTTAGAAAGTTTGAAAATAAACATTCCAAGCTGGAAGTCGCAGAAGGTAATTTGGTTAAATATTTAAAGGAAATTTATCTGTCCTTTAACGAATTTGCAAAAGCAGGATCTTACAACTATACATTCGAAGCTTCTTCGGAAATTATTGAAGTATATTTTGATAGATACAAATTAGAAAGAGTATTCTACAACCTAATTTCTAATGCATTTAAATATACTTCGGAAGGAGGGGAAATTAATATTAGAATTTTTCAGAAAGGAAAAGAAGCCATAGTGGAGATACAAGATAATGGAAAAGGTATCGATAAAGAGTTTGTAGATAAAGTGTTTGATCGTTTTTATGAAGTAGCCGGAGATAAAGATTATCAAAAACAGTTTAATCAAGCGAGTGGTATTGGACTGTCTATAGCAAAGAAAGCGGTTGATCTGCATAAAGGTGTGATTGAAGTTGTAGAGACTAATGTAGATAAAGGATCTATTTTTAGAGTAAAACTGAAAATAGGAAAGGAACATCTTAATGAATCCGATATCATAAAAGATTTTAAAATAAGTGATGATATCAGTCAGTATGAGAATCAAATCTCCTCGGTTAGAAGAAGTAAAGACGTGGATCTAGAAATGGTAGACAAGGATGATCAAAAACCATTGATTCTGATTGCAGAGGATAATGATGAATTAAGGAATTTTATTGGTGACATGCTTAAGGATTATTATCAAGTTATTAAAGCAGAGAACGGGCAAGTAGCTTTTATAAAGACACTGCAGAAGCTACCGGATCTAATTATAAGCGATGTGATCATGCCAAAAATGGAAGGAACCGAGCTGTGTGCTAAAATTAAGAATGATATCAGGACGAGTCACATTCCTTTTATTTTGTTGACTTCTAGAACATCATTAATATATAAATTCGATGGTTTGGAATCAGGAGCAGATGCCTATATCAATAAACCATTTAACGTAAAAGAGTTTTTATTAACGATTAAAAACTTACTTTCTTCCATACAAAAACAAAAAGAAAAGTTCTCATCCAATGACTATAAATCATCAGATATAACGGTGACTTCTGTTGATGAAGAGCTGTTGAAAAAAGCAGTGAAAATCGTGGAAGATAATATAAGCAACACGTCTTTTGATATCCCATACTTTAGCTCAGAGCTAGGAGTAAGTAGGACAATGTTATTTTCTAAGATTAAAGGATGGACAAATTTAACACCTAATGAATTCATTCACTCTATAAGAATGAAAAGAGCATCTCAATTATTGGAATTAGGTCAGATAAATATTTCAGAGGTTTGCTACAAAGTTGGTTTTCGAAACCCAAAATATTTTACAAAATGCTTCAAAAAACATTTTGATCAAACACCTTCAGAATACGCTTCAAAATTCTTTTCTTAA
- a CDS encoding SDR family oxidoreductase — translation MDNKVIVLTGGGGVLGKTMALALAKKGAKLAILDLRKDAAEEVVKEIKTQGGVAIGIAADVLSKESLLKARTEINSKLGSCDILINGAGGNHPKGTTSNTHLVLEDLENKQNDFKTFFDLDSEGIQFVFNLNFIGTLLPTQVFAQDMIGKDGCSILNISSMNAFTPLTKIPAYSGAKAAISNFTQWLAVHFAKVGIRVNALAPGFFLTDQNRSLLTDSEGNPTQRGKTIIEHTPMGRYGEPEDLIGTTEWLCSDGSKFVTGIVVPIDGGFSAFSGV, via the coding sequence ATGGATAATAAAGTAATAGTACTCACAGGTGGCGGTGGTGTTTTAGGTAAAACAATGGCCTTGGCCTTAGCTAAAAAAGGCGCTAAACTTGCCATTTTAGATTTGAGAAAAGATGCCGCCGAAGAGGTAGTGAAAGAAATTAAAACACAAGGAGGAGTTGCAATTGGTATTGCTGCAGATGTACTTAGCAAAGAATCTTTATTAAAAGCACGGACCGAAATCAACTCCAAATTAGGAAGCTGTGATATTTTAATTAATGGTGCCGGAGGTAATCATCCTAAAGGAACTACATCCAATACCCATTTGGTTTTAGAAGATCTCGAAAATAAACAAAATGACTTTAAAACTTTCTTTGATTTAGATTCTGAAGGAATTCAATTTGTTTTTAATCTTAATTTTATCGGTACTTTATTACCTACTCAGGTTTTTGCTCAGGACATGATCGGAAAAGATGGTTGTAGTATTCTTAATATCTCTTCGATGAATGCTTTTACACCCTTAACCAAAATTCCAGCTTATAGTGGTGCAAAAGCAGCAATTTCAAATTTCACTCAGTGGCTTGCAGTACATTTTGCAAAAGTAGGTATTAGAGTGAACGCATTAGCTCCTGGTTTTTTTCTAACGGATCAAAACAGATCATTGCTAACAGACTCCGAAGGAAATCCAACACAAAGAGGTAAAACAATTATAGAACACACCCCAATGGGTAGATATGGAGAACCCGAAGATCTTATTGGAACAACAGAGTGGTTATGTAGCGACGGTTCCAAATTCGTAACAGGCATTGTAGTGCCAATTGATGGCGGTTTTAGTGCATTTAGTGGTGTTTAA